A region from the Malus domestica chromosome 07, GDT2T_hap1 genome encodes:
- the LOC114826095 gene encoding 3-ketoacyl-CoA synthase 19-like produces the protein MEILMTMSLLVLFGFFSFLKLVFRRGDQCCYLLAYECYKAKEDMKINSDSCAKIVLRNKNLGLEEFRFLLKTIVNSGIGEETSCPRNIIEGREENPTRADELNEMDGIIFDTLDKLFARNAAIPPSQIDILVVNVSMFSPAPSLTSRIINRYKMREDIKSFNLSGMGCSASLVAIDVVQNLFKSHKNANAVVVSTESIAPNWYCGKEKSMMLTNCLFRSGGCSMLFTNNRTLQHQAKLKLQHLVRTHIGSNAEAYECCIQLEDESGYQGFRLTKHLTKAAAIALTMNLQDLVPKVLPLRELFHYLMASRVRNRTGTKSQKLEAVGIGLNLKAGIEHFCIHPGGRAIIDGIGKSLGLRDYDLEPSRMALHRFGNTSAAGFWYALGYMEAKKRLKKGNKILMTGFGAGFKCNNIVWEVLKDLDDANVWKDCIESYPPNNTLGNPYMEKYGWLNDEYLSFVRLDLSQIFA, from the coding sequence ATGGAGATCCTCATGACAATGTCTCTACTCGTTCTTTTcggcttcttctccttcttgaaGTTGGTTTTCCGAAGGGGAGATCAGTGCTGTTACCTGCTGGCTTACGAGTGCTACAAGGCGAAAGAAGACATGAAGATCAACAGCGATTCCTGCGCGAAGATCGTCTTGCGGAACAAGAATCTGGGGTTGGAGGAGTTCAGGTTTCTCTTGAAAACCATTGTCAATTCCGGTATTGGAGAAGAAACTTCCTGCCCAAGAAACATAATTGAAGGCCGAGAAGAAAATCCAACCAGGGCAGACGAGCTTAATGAGATGGATGGCATCATTTTCGACACGCTTGACAAGCTTTTCGCAAGGAATGctgcaattcctccttcacaaATCGACATCCTTGTTGTCAATGTGTCGATGTTCTCCCCCGCACCCTCACTAACGTCGCGCATAATAAACCGGTACAAGATGAGGGAGGACATCAAGAGCTTCAACCTCTCGGGAATGGGCTGCAGCGCAAGCCTCGTTGCCATTGATGTTGTGCAGAACTTGTTCAAGTCGCATAAGAACGCAAATGCGGTTGTTGTCAGCACAGAATCCATAGCTCCAAACTGGTATTGCGGCAAAGAAAAATCCATGATGCTCACGAACTGTCTGTTCCGCTCGGGAGGTTGTTCGATGCTGTTCACAAATAACAGAACCCTACAGCACCAAGCCAAGTTGAAGTTACAGCATTTGGTACGTACCCATATTGGCTCGAACGCTGAAGCGTATGAATGCTGCATACAGCTAGAAGATGAGAGTGGATACCAAGGGTTTCGCCTCACCAAACACCTCACGAAAGCAGCTGCTATAGCTTTAACAATGAACCTCCAAGACCTAGTCCCAAAAGTGCTTCCACTGAGAGAATTATTTCACTACCTGATGGCCTCTAGGGTTCGGAATAGAACTGGTACTAAAAGCCAAAAGCTAGAAGCAGTTGGTATAGGGCTAAATCTCAAGGCAGGAATAGAGCATTTCTGCATTCACCCTGGTGGAAGAGCAATCATAGATGGAATTGGGAAGAGCTTAGGTCTAAGGGATTATGATCTTGAGCCGTCTAGAATGGCACTTCACCGGTTTGGCAACACGTCAGCAGCCGGATTTTGGTACGCTTTGGGATACATGGAGGCAAAGAAGAGGCTTAAGAAGGGCAACAAAATTCTGATGACTGGATTTGGAGCAGGTTTTAAGTGCAACAACATTGTGTGGGAAGTATTGAAGGACTTGGATGATGCCAATGTTTGGAAAGATTGCATAGAAAGTTACCCTCCTAATAATACTCTGGGCAATCCTTACATGGAGAAGTATGGTTGGCTCAACGACGAATATCTAAGCTTTGTTAGGCTCGATCTCTCCCAAATTTTCGCTTAA